In the Streptomyces sp. 840.1 genome, one interval contains:
- a CDS encoding FKBP-type peptidyl-prolyl cis-trans isomerase: MSIEKPEIDFPGGEPPADLEIKEIWEGDGPVAQAGQTVSVHYVGVAFSTGEEFDASWNRGTPLQFQLGAGQVIKGWDQGVQGMKVGGRRQLTIPSHLAYGDRGAGGGAIAPGETLIFVCDLVAV, from the coding sequence GTGAGCATCGAGAAGCCCGAGATCGACTTCCCGGGTGGCGAGCCGCCGGCCGACCTGGAGATCAAGGAGATCTGGGAGGGTGACGGTCCCGTCGCCCAGGCCGGTCAGACCGTCTCCGTCCACTACGTGGGCGTGGCCTTCTCCACCGGTGAGGAGTTCGACGCCTCCTGGAACCGCGGTACGCCGCTCCAGTTCCAGCTCGGTGCCGGCCAGGTCATCAAGGGCTGGGACCAGGGCGTGCAGGGCATGAAGGTCGGCGGCCGTCGCCAGCTGACCATTCCCTCGCACCTCGCCTACGGTGACCGCGGCGCCGGCGGCGGCGCGATCGCCCCGGGCGAGACGCTGATCTTCGTCTGCGACCTGGTCGCTGTCTGA
- a CDS encoding YafY family protein: MAIAKAERLMNLALCLLGTRRPLSKRELRGSIEAYLEAGSDDAFNRMFERDKDDLRELGLVIETVENLDGDTGYLARRDSNRLPPITLDAEEAAALGLAAKVWQQARLAGAASGALQKLRAAGMPEAEDAYEVHSALEPRIPVHEAAFEPLMLACRDRRPVTFDYRKANAARPEQRQVEPWTLECWRGHWYLAGWDRGRGAERVFRLSRIAGKVRSRAGAFTAEVPDVVTVRETVESWAGETATRTALIRLRTGSGYPLRARATSVRELGDGWEELEIPYGHGLDAWLVEFGPDVVVREPADLRADVVDRLRAVAKD, from the coding sequence ATGGCGATTGCCAAGGCCGAGCGGCTGATGAACCTGGCGCTGTGTCTGCTGGGGACCCGGCGCCCGCTCAGCAAGCGCGAACTGCGCGGTTCCATCGAGGCCTACCTGGAGGCGGGCTCCGACGACGCCTTCAACCGGATGTTCGAGCGCGACAAGGACGATCTGCGCGAGCTCGGTCTGGTCATCGAGACCGTGGAGAACCTGGACGGCGACACCGGCTATCTCGCCCGTCGCGACAGCAACCGGCTGCCCCCGATCACGCTGGACGCCGAGGAGGCCGCCGCGCTCGGGCTGGCCGCCAAGGTGTGGCAGCAGGCCCGGCTGGCCGGTGCGGCCAGTGGCGCCCTGCAGAAGCTGCGGGCGGCGGGCATGCCGGAGGCCGAGGACGCGTACGAGGTGCACAGCGCCCTCGAACCCCGTATCCCCGTTCACGAGGCCGCGTTCGAACCGCTGATGCTGGCCTGCCGGGACCGCCGCCCGGTGACGTTCGACTACCGCAAGGCCAATGCCGCCCGCCCCGAGCAGCGGCAGGTCGAACCGTGGACGCTGGAGTGCTGGCGCGGCCACTGGTATCTGGCCGGCTGGGACCGGGGCAGGGGCGCGGAGCGGGTGTTCCGGCTCTCCCGGATCGCCGGCAAGGTGCGCTCCCGGGCCGGCGCGTTCACCGCCGAGGTGCCCGACGTCGTCACCGTCCGTGAGACCGTCGAGAGCTGGGCGGGGGAGACGGCGACCCGGACCGCGCTGATCAGGCTGCGGACCGGTTCCGGCTACCCGCTGCGGGCCCGTGCCACATCGGTACGGGAACTCGGTGACGGGTGGGAGGAGTTGGAGATTCCGTACGGACACGGTCTGGACGCCTGGCTCGTCGAGTTCGGTCCGGACGTGGTCGTGCGGGAACCTGCGGATCTGCGGGCCGACGTGGTGGACCGGCTGCGCGCCGTGGCCAAGGACTGA
- a CDS encoding YafY family protein has product MATNAIDQTRRMLSLVTYLRERPGAHVQDVARAFGITEDELISDLDVLPMCGTSFRGGDLLDIDTDGDRIWWHNPDDVAEPLRLAADEATALLVAARAVATLPGLRESDRQALLRATAKLEAAAGEVGAASSRLSVTFESEGGVFADVDRAISERRRLWLRYYSPARDELTEREVDPIRLFAVGHTYMEAWCRSSEDRRTFRLDRVAEIRLLDEPAAPPELELRDLSEGLVQPAAGDPEVVVEVGPGGRWVAEYYPHDSAHELPDGGLRITLRTPDPASLRRLALRLGREGRIVSPPELAESARRAARAALTAYDGPA; this is encoded by the coding sequence ATGGCCACGAACGCCATCGACCAGACCCGCCGGATGCTCTCGCTGGTGACGTATCTGCGTGAGCGCCCCGGCGCGCACGTCCAGGACGTCGCGCGGGCCTTCGGGATCACCGAGGACGAGCTCATCTCGGACCTCGACGTCCTGCCGATGTGCGGGACCAGCTTCCGCGGCGGCGATCTGCTGGACATCGACACCGACGGCGACCGGATCTGGTGGCACAACCCGGACGACGTCGCGGAGCCGCTCCGGCTCGCCGCCGACGAGGCGACCGCCCTGCTGGTCGCCGCCCGCGCCGTCGCGACGCTGCCCGGACTGCGGGAGAGCGACCGGCAGGCACTGCTGCGCGCGACCGCCAAGCTGGAGGCCGCCGCCGGTGAGGTGGGGGCGGCGAGCTCCCGGCTCTCGGTCACCTTCGAGTCCGAGGGCGGCGTCTTCGCGGACGTGGACCGGGCGATCTCCGAGCGGCGCCGGCTTTGGCTGCGCTACTACTCGCCCGCGCGCGACGAGCTGACCGAGCGCGAGGTGGACCCGATCCGCCTCTTCGCCGTCGGGCACACCTATATGGAGGCCTGGTGCCGCTCCTCCGAGGACCGGCGCACCTTCCGCCTCGACCGGGTCGCGGAGATCCGGCTGCTCGACGAGCCGGCCGCGCCGCCCGAGCTGGAGCTGCGGGATCTGTCGGAGGGGCTGGTCCAGCCCGCCGCCGGGGATCCGGAGGTCGTGGTGGAGGTCGGCCCCGGCGGGCGCTGGGTCGCCGAGTACTACCCGCACGACAGCGCCCACGAGCTGCCCGACGGCGGTCTGCGGATCACCCTGCGGACGCCCGACCCGGCCTCGCTGCGCCGTCTCGCGCTCCGGCTCGGCCGGGAGGGGCGCATCGTCTCGCCGCCGGAGCTGGCCGAGAGCGCGCGGCGCGCGGCACGGGCGGCGCTCACCGCCTACGACGGCCCGGCCTGA